One window of Triticum dicoccoides isolate Atlit2015 ecotype Zavitan chromosome 5A, WEW_v2.0, whole genome shotgun sequence genomic DNA carries:
- the LOC119300216 gene encoding tryptophan synthase alpha chain-like, protein MAFALKASSSAPSLSRPMRRGTVASVAVPVPLPGRPVVRAVAVAAVASLEPAVTVPAPALAGRCASLSAAGKHGLSVAEAMSRVRANGKTAFIPYITAGDPDLATTAEALKLLDSLGADVIELGLPFSDPSADGPVIQASAARALAAGATTDAVMSMLKEVTPELSCPVVIFSYFSPILRRGTGSFAAAAKEAGVKGLIIPDLPYDQIHAFRKEAIENNLELILLTTPATTSERMKEITKASEGFVYLVSVVGVTGARATVNPHVKDLLQEIRQVTDKAVAVGFGISTPEHVSQIAKWGSDGVIIGSAMVKQLGEANSPREGLKRLEVYAKSLKNALP, encoded by the exons ATGGCTTTCGCGCTCAAGgcatcttcctcggctccgtcGTTGAGCCGCCCCATGCGTCGCGGCACGGTGGCCTCTGTGGCGGTGCCCGTGCCGCTGCCGGGGAGGCCCGTGGTCAGAGCAGTCGccgtggcggcggtggcgtcgcTCGAACCGGCGGTGACCGTGCCCGCGCCCGCGCTTGCTGGGAGGTGTGCGTCACTGTCCGCGGCCGGCAAGCACGGCCTGTCGGTGGCAGAGGCCATGTCTCGGGTCAGGGCGAATGGCAAG ACGGCGTTCATCCCGTACATCACCGCCGGCGACCCCGACCTAGCGACCACGGCCGAGGCGCTCAAGCTCCTTGACAGCCTCGGCGCCGACGTCATCGAGCTCGGCTTGCCCTTCTCTGACCCCTCTGCCGACGGGCCAGTGATTCAGGCATCCGCGGCGCGGGCGCTAGCCGCTGGCGCAACCACCGACGCCGTGATGTCGATGCTGAAGGAGGTGACGCCGGAGCTGTCTTGCCCCGTGGTCATCTTCTCTTATTTCAGCCCCATCCTGCGCCGTGGGACAGGGAGTTTCGCCGCGGCTGCCAAAGAAGCCGGTGTCAAAG GCCTTATCATACCCGATCTTCCATACGACCAGATACATGCTTTCAGGAAAGAGGCCATAGAGAACAATCTAGAGCTG ATCCTTCTTACAACACCAGCTACAACATCAGAGAGGATGAAAGaaatcacaaaagcttcagaagggtTTGTTTACCTT GTAAGCGTCGTTGGAGTTACAGGAGCTAGGGCGACAGTAAACCCACATGTCAAGGATCTTCTTCAGGAGATTAGGCAG GTCACAGATAAGGCAGTGGCGGTTGGCTTTGGCATATCGACCCCGGAACATGTTAGCCAG ATTGCCAAGTGGGGTTCAGATGGAGTGATCATTGGTAGTGCAATGGTGAAACAGTTGGGTGAAGCAAATTCTCCAAGAGAAGGATTGAAGAGGCTAGAAGTATATGCCAAGAGTTTGAAGAATGCACTCCCATGA